AAGAAAAACTTACCAGAAGTGTATTCAAAAGAGTGAGGcctaatattttcataGATACAACTCTCATCGTGGAGGCTTTAAATGAGATTTTGATCAATTCAGGGATCTTGGTGGcaagaatattaaatatttgtttattgTCCATCGATTCGTCGCAAAGGCAGATCACTAATTTGACAATGCTTCTTTTGGCCTTCCAATTTATTGTATCAGCAATCCCTGTTACTTCATTaacaatttcatcatttcgAGCAattgattcttcttcttccccTTTAATCTCTTCGGTATGTAATAGCTTTAATCCATGGGAATTTAACAGATTATCGATATCATTATAGTATATTTGAGAAAGCGCCTCTCTCgagatattgaaaaatctgtATAATTTTGCAAAAACATGACTATCTTTATTTATACTATGCAATAACCACtcataaaaataatcattTAGCTCTTGCGAGGTAGGATATTGAGCAAAGTAGAACCAACTATAACTTTCCAATTTGACGTAAAATAGATCACCTTTAAGTAACCTAGAAAGTTGACTTAACAATCTAAAACTTGCAAAAGAAGCATCCAAACTTGAGGAGTTGGCAAACAATTCATTAGTAACAACAAACATGGGATTGTAATAACTAGACCCAATTCCTATTGCTAAAGAATTCttaatcaattttataGCAGCCGtaacaaatatattatcaGGAAGaatatcatctaatttaaATGTCGCTATATTCTCAAAAATAGACATACTCGCTAATTGCTCATTAAGATCTTTTGACAATAAGGCACTAACGGTAATATTCCTGAAGCAATCCAAAGATGATTGATCAAGTAACTTGAAATTTGGTCCAGTTATCTCTGTTAAAGTCTCCACAATTTGTCCTATAACAATATGCgaattgaattctttattgtaattgtaacgaagaaaagaagaaccaTAAAGTCCGAAAGATGGGTCCGATAATAACTTTTCGAGAGTCATTAGTAACTTAGACAAAGTGGAAATTTCGATTACTAAATATTCTTCTATTAGTGCCTGCATAGCTTTCAGGGACCAAGAATGCACAACAGGATGAGGATCATTTATGAGACTAAATAAGGTATCAAATATTGGATAAAAACTAGTAGCCTTTGGGTTGTACTTAAAAATAGCTGCTAACGATAGCGCGTGGAATATTCTTGAGTACGGTTCTTCAACATCAATAACAACTTTAACGAAAATATTGGTTTGTTCTGAAATAAACTCTACACGCTGCGGCTCAGCCATTCCTTTACCAATTGCAGATACCAATAGGCCAATGCAATCAGCCTTTAATGATGTCAGATATGTATCATTATAGAACTCAAGTTTTTTAAGGgattctaataataaattcccAACAGACTGCTCCAAATCTAGATCGTTTTTTTGCATTACTTTCAAAGCATTATGGATTGCTACGCATACATTGGCAGCAATGGCGACACTTCTCAGTGGTGAAGTCAATTTTGTAAACATAGACAAATTTAGGTTCTCCAATACAGAATATTGGATTTTACTATTCAAATATGGGAATACCGAAGAGAATAATTCAATAGATGCATCAATCAATGAAGTAGTGACTTTGGGGGCATATTTATTGTTACCAGAATAGGCCCCCATACTGTATAGTGGAACCAAGGAATCGAGGGAAAGAACTGACTGAACAGGTTTCacaatttcattttcgtAAGCATTATACCATTCTTTTTTCTGGGGCCAGTTATTTCCGATTTCTTGGAAAGTGGCGTCTCCCTTATGATAAACCAAGTTATATATGCCAGTTTTACTGACTTTACTAGAAAGTCCAAAGGCGAAGTCATCATTTTGACGAAGTAATGTGTCTACAGACTTCTCCAAATGAACTTCCGTCTGTTCAACTGTTTTAGgagattttttctttccatGAACGTTTTTGATAGTGTTTAATAGAGAATGTGGTGTTTCAGAATATAATTTGGGATCTGAGAAATTCTTGACAATCAGTATTAACAATGAACTATTGAAGTCTTGCTTGATATGAACTTGGATCCGCAAATATATTTGGATAATTCTGTTTTCGTTCATAAGCAATGCCctatcaatattttttgatttcaatgaaactgagttattaaaattggagcattttgttaataaatatgaaatttGTTTAGCAATTTCTACATTTATATTTGCATGTTTCAAGTAAGTTAATAAACATGTTAGTGCGTGGTTTCTGATTTCGAGATTTTTGTATAGTTCATCTTCATTGTGATAGGTAAATGTGTGCGTCAAAAGAACCTTCCAAAAGAGAAATAATTGTGATGATTgcatttgaatatattggtcatcttcataattcattaaaccAATTAGCAAAATCCAACAAATCAATCCTTTATAATAAAGATTGACTGAGAGAGATGTGGTATTGtttttaatgaatgaagTCGCAAAAACGGTTATTTTCATAATTAGCTCATAAGCAACATAGTCTTTATTAGATATCTCAATCAATGTTGCAATAATCAAGGCATTACCATGGTTCCTAGAAAATGGGAAATCTTCAGTACGTTTGAAGTCGGTGGTTAAAATATCAAGAGAATATTCCATAACTTCAGTAATCAATTCAGGGAATGCTGTTAAAAACACCTTCAGGACTTCGATAGCATGTACCCTGATTGTAAAATTGTCACAGACGGACAGTAAAATcagtttatttttcatttgttgaATAGTCCGCTCATCCGCTCCAAATGATGACGAAAGAATGTCTAGTAATAAATGGACGAGATTTAAGTCAAGCAGTATCAACCATTGATGCCAATCTTCTTTTATCtcgaatttttttttctcagAGTCTTCTTCTATtgaatcaataatattaaataatatttgagTCTTGGATGCATCACCCATGATAGGTAAAATTGTCTCGTGtagaatattgaaaaaagtgATATTTTGCATAATGGCACTTAAGGGTAAATGCTTTGTTACACTTGGGTTGAAGATTTCTGCcaatgaatgaataatatctaGATAATTAGAATTGGCAAggaaatttttatttgtcaTATTACACAGACCAATGTAGTGAACTATTGATTCAAAACATGCAATTTTAGTATCTCTGGTAGAAGcatttataaataatttaacaTATAAGTGCCACACAACTTTCAAAGTAAAAACCTGTTTcgaataataacaatgaaataatatttcagcAAGTGATTTCGCTGTATAGATACGtgtttcatcatttgaaaaCCCATAAATACCCAGCTCTCCATCGGAAAACTTTTTATAGATTGTGTCAAAGAAGTCGTTTTGATGATCTTTGAAGTAAGAATCCTGTTTAAGATAAAATGCCCATGTTTCTATCAGTACTGATATAAAATCAACTGGAAAATCTTGTTCAGAGGTAGTTATAGACTCAAATATGAATTTGGAAAACTTGGAAAATTTGGCTGCGTAAATAGGATCGAGATTGAAATCACTACTGGATCTCAAAATTGCATTGAGTAGTTGTATTAAGGATGTCATATAGGTTGcatgatgatattttgatttttctgTTATCTTTTTAAGGTTCTTGAAAATTGCTGAGAACAAATTGAGTTTTAATGAGGTCAATTGTTTACCAAACGTTTCAAATAATTGTGTTGTGATCGTAGAAGCTAAATCTTTACTGGCTGAGTATTTGTAGTTTTTCTTCGGAGGGGATTtctttctatttttttcagcTTCTTTACTGGGAAGTGATACATCTTCCTCTAACAACACGTTAGTTAATAACTCTGCTGAGTCAAAGATCTTCCCTTTATGTTCACTTTGCAATCGGAATAAGCATAGCGTATAAAGTTGAGAAAAtctgatatatatataatgtgAATCCAATTCTGaagtatcatcattagtGGAAGCCAAATATCTtataaattcatttaagTTATTGTGAACTTTGATACAGCTTTCCTGCACATTGTcttgattcaattgatttaattcatcGAAATGTTTTATTATCCATGTGAATAAGTCATGTCTCTTCGATGTGGAATTTTCGAGTATTTGAACCAGAGACATATTCTTGAGGTGGGAATCTTTTTTCCCTCTTTCTTGGATTCACTTATGTTTGAGTTATAGGACTGTGATGATTGATGGACACTACATTTAATCTTCACGAGCTTTATTTACGTGACCttgtttgaaatttcaGTTCATTTCAGAAGAGGattatttttcagttttcGCGCCAGAGTTTTCGCCctataaaaagaatatttatttataaatgaattattgtACGTATTATATTGATCGATAAAACGTTATCGAATGAAGTACTTATGAGGCTCTAATCCTAAGTAGAACATATATTCATAATCATGAAAAAGATAAGATTTGTTAGTGTTTTACGACCAGTGCTTTTTTAActtgaattcattaatacTTTCCCACTCAGCTAGTTTTTTCCTAAACCTTAAGGAATGGCAGGTACAAACATCATTGATCGTAAATACTTGAGGTAGTCTAGCAATTAAGTTTTTATATACTACATAATGATACAATCTTTCATACCTAAACCATACATCACTTTTTCAACGTCTCGCTTCACACGGAGCCAGTCACTCCTTCGTTGCACAAATTCATAGACTTCTTCTTGAGAAAATATACCATTAAATTTACCAACGTCACAAATCATTCTACCCAATTCTTTAGAATCTTTACCggatattaaatataattgtccaatatttttcagtgCCACAAATAATGGgacaatatttttttgtttcagTTTATATGCCATGaatttgtaataataattcaagtCACATATCATTGTCGCGGCACCATCGGTTGAAatcatatttctttttatatttttcacgACTTCATTAAAGAATCTTTCTCCAATCTCCTGTTGATAAACATCAATAGTACCCTTGTCTGTGGCCCCATTTAGTAAAAAGGAATGGTTGTTTAGTAATTCCACAACCTGTATGGCACATTTAGTTGGTTTGATATCCATTACTGGAGTAACTGGGTTAAAATCATCCGCAAGTTGAACGGTTTGGAAGAGAAACACTATCTCATCcattaatttattgataCCTATATTTAATCCATCTGCAACATAATCGTCAACTATATTCtcaaatgattttttgCATTGAATGACATCGTTTAGGAAATCCTTATTCTTATCAAGGATTTTTTTAGCAAGCAATTCATTcttataaaaaattgatatcATTTGCAGGATAATATCACCtatatttatcaattcTGTGAATTGTACCAATGGCTGAACTTTTGAACTGATTTTAACATTTATCTCTATGGACTTAAGGTCATTGGGATTATACTCGGAAAGTAGAGATATTGCTTTCTCAAATGCAGGTTTGATATGATTGATAGAAAgttgatttaataaatgcttgaatatttcttgaCATTTTAAATTGATAGTTTTCACTAAAGTTTCAATCACCATAAAGCGatatatatcttcaattttttctctaGTGAACTCAAAAATTTTATAACAAAGTGGCAAACTTATTAAAtctttgatattttgaagGTTTTTACtgattaaattcaaattataaGCTAAATTAAGTTGTTCTTGAGTATTTTGTTGATGTATTCGGCTATTATTACtcaatttgaatatcttaGTAAATGATGTTAAAAAATCAATcttatttgtatttgtattatctgaatcttcattttgt
Above is a genomic segment from Naumovozyma dairenensis CBS 421 chromosome 6, complete genome containing:
- the LAA1 gene encoding AP-1 complex accessory protein LAA1 (similar to Saccharomyces cerevisiae LAA1 (YJL207C); ancestral locus Anc_1.127): MSLVQILENSTSKRHDLFTWIIKHFDELNQLNQDNVQESCIKVHNNLNEFIRYLASTNDDTSELDSHYIYIRFSQLYTLCLFRLQSEHKGKIFDSAELLTNVLLEEDVSLPSKEAEKNRKKSPPKKNYKYSASKDLASTITTQLFETFGKQLTSLKLNLFSAIFKNLKKITEKSKYHHATYMTSLIQLLNAILRSSSDFNLDPIYAAKFSKFSKFIFESITTSEQDFPVDFISVLIETWAFYLKQDSYFKDHQNDFFDTIYKKFSDGELGIYGFSNDETRIYTAKSLAEILFHCYYSKQVFTLKVVWHLYVKLFINASTRDTKIACFESIVHYIGLCNMTNKNFLANSNYLDIIHSLAEIFNPSVTKHLPLSAIMQNITFFNILHETILPIMGDASKTQILFNIIDSIEEDSEKKKFEIKEDWHQWLILLDLNLVHLLLDILSSSFGADERTIQQMKNKLILLSVCDNFTIRVHAIEVLKVFLTAFPELITEVMEYSLDILTTDFKRTEDFPFSRNHGNALIIATLIEISNKDYVAYELIMKITVFATSFIKNNTTSLSVNLYYKGLICWILLIGLMNYEDDQYIQMQSSQLFLFWKVLLTHTFTYHNEDELYKNLEIRNHALTCLLTYLKHANINVEIAKQISYLLTKCSNFNNSVSLKSKNIDRALLMNENRIIQIYLRIQVHIKQDFNSSLLILIVKNFSDPKLYSETPHSLLNTIKNVHGKKKSPKTVEQTEVHLEKSVDTLLRQNDDFAFGLSSKVSKTGIYNLVYHKGDATFQEIGNNWPQKKEWYNAYENEIVKPVQSVLSLDSLVPLYSMGAYSGNNKYAPKVTTSLIDASIELFSSVFPYLNSKIQYSVLENLNLSMFTKLTSPLRSVAIAANVCVAIHNALKVMQKNDLDLEQSVGNLLLESLKKLEFYNDTYLTSLKADCIGLLVSAIGKGMAEPQRVEFISEQTNIFVKVVIDVEEPYSRIFHALSLAAIFKYNPKATSFYPIFDTLFSLINDPHPVVHSWSLKAMQALIEEYLVIEISTLSKLLMTLEKLLSDPSFGLYGSSFLRYNYNKEFNSHIVIGQIVETLTEITGPNFKLLDQSSLDCFRNITVSALLSKDLNEQLASMSIFENIATFKLDDILPDNIFVTAAIKLIKNSLAIGIGSSYYNPMFVVTNELFANSSSLDASFASFRLLSQLSRLLKGDLFYVKLESYSWFYFAQYPTSQELNDYFYEWLLHSINKDSHVFAKLYRFFNISREALSQIYYNDIDNLLNSHGLKLLHTEEIKGEEEESIARNDEIVNEVTGIADTINWKAKRSIVKLVICLCDESMDNKQIFNILATKIPELIKISFKASTMRVVSMKILGLTLLNTLLVSFSSISDSTQENASILNQQEAQITGALMPAFGKGSSPDAIALAVKVAAEIISSDIIPSDRINKIAELLVSLLADFNNSHATLLVGEVQILTQKAKRRVELAVLDAWASILYRSVINHREAMIEETRKYLKTLVPLWIISLREYMMVKYEHFSTTLESDKTLSKANDSKLAMYEPIWLNFVEALACILENDETILLNSLEQDEIEGFIFILFVQCLEAIMKNFDSHSLKVQLLSAMHNVLKCDIPLRILFEDSINSELIVILDRLLSTSDRQETLLTIEVINDIISQYTTQKLGHVSFLQDIDKLYELLRLLMSVVSRLLPFIKYNNAVSIDYDTIKLNSEDQLLLKRVFALFEYNISRFNSMFKMDLYACLLYIIGKVYESEIKDDIIPIVLPLLKGISKDIIDNDQGGDLLKIFYASMKGTIFTNVNVENSLATLFVLLTNGYCGFQSIDIENFVQLIIKNISNTQAQPIIKQGLKRIATESATNSTSNVILKILIKNLYEFSKSASEIDAKAILELLLSLTEVLVLQKSGKKKAIFNMNLIFILELREVSDVNDKTTRDAIVNLIELDQAVFKEVLISTLTPEQRSKLENIITTDLRLESSGSDGESSVSLKKFV